A window of the Dongshaea marina genome harbors these coding sequences:
- a CDS encoding diguanylate cyclase has product MKISQSITFVILAVLILVLGGVYLGARFLILNEFQQLERSSVERNLVRLHQAYFGRLKEMNIFTQDWSEWDDSYAYMQHRDPLYESSNLTASTLANLNIDIIAYLDLDGQLYTGVALEKGVLAPLSFKMSQELARYMSEQLVYHPQAGLWRLDDEIYLFSRKPILPSSGKGRAMGSLMMLKRVDAQFKSELQQSAAATASISRFNPEDFIGREPLLARLRRGENQVFIKQEYIHGMTLLRTYDKQPGLVIDIYQPREFYLLGRKMVYSFFFYLSIGGLIYALVVLVTLHGYVSSRLLRLSRNLKLVGDEEHSQQRVKVEGHDEIADVARSCNHMLDGLEIMRREKDAVEQRQRIQNEELVSLTTGDWISKGSLVNTTRRFNEALCRASGAARSSIWFCSKDKELMHCKDLYFAPEDEHRSGLSIPYRLVKERYQRRMSDFHQSSLIILEPLMDPRLQGMVRNLGLETLYGSVIISPIHHKGELLGFIVVEKERVTDRWYSDEQSFVLAVTDFASQIMMTLLKLETHQKLKLQASTDELTKLPNRSYFMELLSSQLQVAEEMEQPLALMFIDLDFFKAINDNEGHAAGDFVLQVVAQRLKSRLRRDDCAGRIGGDEFMVFICKSSASEAELIAKQLVSEIERPIIYEEKALSLSASIGISIYPQDADKVEQLIECADAAMYLVKKGGRQGVQLFTKDEEEES; this is encoded by the coding sequence ATGAAGATTAGCCAGAGTATTACTTTTGTGATCCTTGCGGTGTTGATCCTGGTACTTGGAGGCGTCTATTTGGGGGCCCGATTTCTGATCCTCAATGAGTTTCAGCAATTGGAGCGAAGCAGCGTCGAGCGAAACCTGGTTCGTCTGCATCAGGCATATTTCGGTCGCCTCAAAGAGATGAATATTTTCACTCAGGATTGGTCTGAGTGGGATGATAGCTATGCCTATATGCAGCATCGCGATCCCCTCTATGAATCCAGTAATCTCACGGCATCGACTCTGGCTAACCTGAATATAGACATCATCGCCTATCTGGATCTCGATGGACAGCTCTATACTGGGGTTGCTCTTGAGAAGGGAGTTCTTGCACCTTTGTCATTTAAAATGTCCCAGGAGCTGGCGCGCTATATGAGTGAGCAGCTGGTTTATCATCCACAGGCAGGTCTGTGGCGACTCGATGATGAGATCTATCTTTTTTCAAGAAAGCCGATCCTTCCCAGTAGTGGCAAGGGGCGAGCCATGGGCTCCCTGATGATGCTCAAACGGGTGGATGCCCAGTTCAAGAGCGAGTTGCAGCAGTCTGCAGCTGCGACCGCCTCCATCTCGCGTTTTAATCCGGAAGATTTTATCGGGCGGGAACCTCTGTTGGCGCGGTTACGCAGGGGAGAGAACCAGGTATTCATCAAGCAGGAGTATATTCATGGTATGACCCTGCTGCGCACCTATGATAAACAGCCCGGGCTGGTCATTGATATCTATCAGCCAAGAGAGTTTTACCTGCTGGGTCGTAAGATGGTGTATTCATTCTTCTTCTACCTGAGCATTGGTGGATTGATCTATGCTCTGGTTGTTCTGGTGACTCTGCATGGGTATGTTTCCTCACGCTTACTCCGCCTCTCCCGTAACCTCAAGTTGGTTGGCGATGAGGAGCATTCTCAACAGAGGGTCAAGGTCGAGGGCCATGATGAGATTGCTGATGTGGCGCGCTCCTGCAATCACATGCTGGATGGACTTGAAATCATGCGTCGCGAGAAGGATGCAGTGGAGCAGCGTCAGCGCATTCAAAATGAAGAGCTAGTGAGTCTAACCACCGGAGACTGGATTTCAAAAGGCTCTTTAGTCAATACCACCCGCCGCTTCAATGAGGCTTTGTGCAGGGCTTCGGGAGCCGCGAGAAGTAGTATCTGGTTTTGCTCCAAGGATAAAGAGCTGATGCATTGTAAGGATCTCTACTTTGCCCCTGAGGATGAGCATCGCAGCGGCCTATCTATACCTTATCGCCTGGTCAAGGAGCGTTACCAGCGTCGGATGTCCGATTTTCATCAGAGTTCGCTGATTATTCTTGAGCCTTTAATGGATCCAAGACTCCAGGGAATGGTCCGCAACCTTGGATTGGAAACCTTGTATGGGTCGGTGATCATCTCACCGATTCACCACAAGGGAGAGCTTCTTGGATTTATCGTGGTTGAGAAGGAGAGGGTAACGGATCGCTGGTATTCCGATGAGCAGAGTTTTGTACTGGCGGTGACCGATTTTGCATCCCAGATCATGATGACCCTGTTAAAACTGGAAACCCACCAAAAGCTTAAGCTTCAGGCGAGCACCGATGAACTGACTAAGCTTCCCAACCGCAGTTACTTCATGGAGCTTCTCTCCAGCCAGCTCCAGGTGGCCGAAGAGATGGAGCAACCCCTGGCTCTGATGTTTATCGATCTGGACTTTTTCAAGGCGATCAATGACAACGAGGGGCATGCCGCAGGAGACTTCGTTTTGCAGGTGGTTGCTCAGCGACTCAAGTCCAGGCTACGTCGTGATGACTGTGCCGGGCGGATCGGAGGCGATGAGTTCATGGTCTTTATCTGTAAGAGTAGTGCCTCGGAGGCAGAGCTCATCGCCAAGCAGCTTGTCAGTGAAATAGAGCGGCCGATCATCTATGAAGAGAAAGCCCTGAGCCTCAGTGCCAGTATCGGGATCTCGATATATCCCCAGGATGCCGATAAGGTTGAGCAGCTGATCGAATGCGCAGATGCGGCCATGTACCTGGTGAAAAAGGGCGGACGCCAGGGGGTGCAGCTGTTTACTAAGGATGAGGAAGAAGAGAGTTAG
- a CDS encoding response regulator transcription factor translates to MRHKSPSKIIIADDHPFIRLGIKSIIKSKLSQSMSDSLMIDEASSPDELLSKLSTNDYDLAITDYYMPSMEQADGLYMINKIVRKYPHLPIIVISSISNAGLIDKILNTGVAGYISKSSGNEIIEAIKSVINGYPYINKDIREFLESQVWRVRSRTLTKRESEAIRMFVSGKSITEISKINHRSVKTIFNQKKSAMDKIGVRNDIELFQYAIENGWVENNMKP, encoded by the coding sequence ATGAGACATAAATCACCAAGCAAAATCATCATCGCAGATGACCATCCATTCATAAGGCTAGGCATTAAGTCCATAATAAAATCCAAACTATCTCAATCTATGAGCGACTCTCTAATGATTGACGAAGCATCGTCACCAGATGAGTTACTAAGCAAACTGAGCACTAATGATTATGACCTTGCAATTACGGATTACTATATGCCTTCGATGGAACAGGCCGATGGTCTTTATATGATAAACAAGATCGTCCGGAAATATCCCCACCTTCCAATCATTGTCATTTCATCTATATCAAATGCCGGATTAATTGATAAAATACTCAACACGGGAGTCGCTGGGTATATATCAAAATCATCGGGAAATGAAATTATAGAAGCAATAAAATCAGTTATTAATGGATACCCATATATTAATAAAGACATAAGGGAGTTCTTAGAGTCTCAGGTTTGGAGGGTACGTAGCCGAACCCTTACCAAAAGAGAGAGCGAGGCAATAAGGATGTTTGTCAGTGGAAAATCTATAACAGAGATATCAAAAATAAATCATCGCAGTGTTAAAACCATTTTCAATCAAAAGAAAAGTGCCATGGATAAAATTGGAGTCAGAAATGACATTGAATTATTTCAATATGCAATTGAAAACGGCTGGGTCGAAAACAACATGAAACCCTAA
- a CDS encoding AzlC family ABC transporter permease produces the protein MHRSPFCAGMLAVMPLIPGMLPFGMITGMAAVHAGMPPITAQLSSLILMAGASQIAVSSLISSHTLPLMVILTIWIINLRFMMYSAALSAHQLKLNGPMRLLCAYLLTDQSYAVSHLHFEQHPLSAKEKTLFFLGTGFPLWLFWQLSTGVGIFFGQAVPQSWGLDLAVPLCFLSLLIPALRNRPSVLAAVVGGTLSVLLHQMPYNLGLLIAAVCGIFSGFFAERYLGQGSGQEVVS, from the coding sequence ATGCACCGTTCACCTTTTTGTGCCGGCATGCTCGCTGTGATGCCCTTGATCCCCGGGATGCTACCTTTTGGGATGATCACCGGGATGGCAGCAGTGCATGCGGGAATGCCCCCGATAACCGCTCAGCTCTCTTCATTGATCCTGATGGCCGGTGCCTCACAGATCGCGGTCTCCTCTCTTATCAGCAGCCACACCCTGCCGCTGATGGTGATTCTCACCATCTGGATCATTAACCTCAGGTTTATGATGTATAGTGCGGCCCTTTCGGCCCACCAACTTAAATTGAATGGACCGATGCGCCTGTTGTGTGCCTATCTGCTGACGGATCAGTCTTACGCTGTGTCTCATCTTCACTTTGAGCAACACCCTCTATCGGCAAAGGAGAAAACCCTGTTTTTTCTGGGAACCGGCTTTCCGCTCTGGTTGTTCTGGCAACTTTCAACCGGGGTTGGGATCTTTTTTGGGCAGGCGGTCCCACAGAGCTGGGGGCTGGATTTAGCGGTTCCCCTGTGTTTTCTCTCATTGCTGATCCCTGCGTTGAGAAATCGCCCGAGTGTTCTGGCTGCCGTGGTCGGGGGGACTTTATCTGTGCTCCTTCATCAGATGCCCTATAACCTGGGGCTTTTAATCGCGGCCGTCTGTGGGATCTTTAGTGGCTTTTTCGCCGAGCGTTACCTTGGGCAAGGCTCAGGACAGGAGGTGGTCTCATGA
- a CDS encoding phosphate acyltransferase: MLRTLQTFVEIAKAKTDKRIAVAAAEDRTTLQALKRIVEEGIATPILVGDEQKIEKFSQEIDFDIRSFRLIDVKVPFKACQKAVELVREGEADVLTRGLLSTPDYLRPILHKDKGLKNARLVSHAAFLEMPTYHKVFAFTDSGINIAPDVNDKALMIQNCVKVFHSVGIDNPKVSVMAATEGVKTAIPSTIDAAILTQMNRRGSIQGCVVDGPLSVDLTFSKESVAHKGMDTPVGGDADLILLPDINAANAFYKSCTFLGGARGASFIMGTMAPIDFPSRSDSIETKFYSMACVVAQCH; encoded by the coding sequence ATGCTAAGAACACTCCAAACATTTGTTGAAATTGCTAAAGCCAAGACTGATAAGAGAATTGCTGTTGCAGCAGCTGAAGATAGAACCACGCTTCAGGCCCTGAAAAGGATTGTTGAAGAGGGAATCGCAACACCGATCTTAGTCGGTGATGAGCAGAAGATTGAGAAATTCAGCCAGGAGATTGACTTTGATATTCGCAGCTTCCGGTTGATTGATGTCAAGGTGCCATTCAAGGCCTGTCAAAAAGCGGTTGAGCTGGTGCGCGAAGGTGAGGCCGATGTTCTGACACGTGGCCTGCTGAGTACACCAGATTACTTACGCCCTATCCTGCACAAGGATAAGGGATTGAAAAATGCTCGCCTAGTTTCCCATGCAGCATTTCTCGAGATGCCTACTTATCACAAGGTTTTTGCCTTTACCGACTCCGGGATCAACATCGCGCCGGATGTGAACGACAAGGCGCTGATGATCCAAAACTGTGTCAAAGTCTTCCACAGCGTTGGCATCGACAACCCCAAGGTTTCCGTGATGGCGGCGACCGAAGGAGTAAAGACAGCCATACCATCCACCATTGATGCGGCGATCCTGACCCAGATGAACCGCCGCGGTAGCATTCAGGGCTGTGTCGTGGATGGACCCCTTTCTGTTGATCTGACCTTTAGCAAAGAGTCCGTTGCGCATAAGGGAATGGATACCCCGGTGGGTGGGGACGCTGATCTTATTCTGCTACCCGATATCAATGCCGCGAATGCTTTCTATAAGTCCTGTACCTTCTTAGGTGGTGCCAGGGGGGCGAGCTTTATTATGGGCACCATGGCACCCATTGACTTCCCATCACGTTCTGACTCTATTGAAACTAAGTTCTACTCTATGGCTTGTGTCGTCGCTCAGTGTCATTAA
- the buk gene encoding butyrate kinase: MKILAINPGGMSTKIAVYENERELFCKSIGHSMAELAPFKKVADQKAYRKQLILDSLKEKGIDLSEIDQFVGRGGMVRNLESGVYRINEAYLHDASVGLNGEHASNLGGVLADELAKEVAADKIAYTVDPVMVDEYEEIAKFSGMADISRVRSFHALNHKAVATRYAKDLHKPISGLNLIVAHLGSGVSIGAHKAGRIVDVNSALGGDGPFSPERAGGVPPLALIDMCFSGKYSYLEIYKKLIGEGGVYSYLGTKDMREVERRALGGDAKANQIFEAMAYQVAKEIGACAVALSGKVDAILLTGSIAHSGLLTDWISSRVQFITSEVVIYPGEDEMQALCQGTYDALRGLRPILDY; the protein is encoded by the coding sequence ATGAAAATATTAGCGATTAACCCCGGTGGGATGTCGACCAAAATCGCCGTCTATGAAAATGAGCGGGAGTTGTTTTGCAAGTCGATTGGTCACTCCATGGCTGAGTTGGCGCCTTTTAAAAAGGTTGCGGATCAAAAAGCTTATCGTAAGCAGCTGATCCTCGACTCCCTCAAAGAGAAAGGGATCGACCTGAGTGAGATCGACCAGTTCGTAGGGCGTGGTGGCATGGTGCGCAATCTTGAGAGCGGTGTCTATCGGATCAATGAGGCGTATCTGCATGATGCGTCTGTGGGCCTCAACGGTGAGCATGCGTCCAACCTGGGGGGAGTTTTGGCGGACGAGCTTGCTAAAGAGGTGGCTGCCGACAAGATCGCCTATACGGTTGACCCTGTGATGGTGGATGAGTATGAAGAAATCGCTAAATTCTCAGGAATGGCGGATATCTCGAGGGTCCGTAGCTTTCATGCGCTCAATCACAAAGCAGTAGCGACTCGCTATGCCAAAGATCTTCACAAACCGATCTCTGGGCTGAATCTAATCGTTGCTCATCTGGGCAGCGGGGTGAGCATAGGTGCTCATAAGGCAGGACGGATTGTTGATGTGAACTCGGCGCTGGGAGGCGACGGCCCCTTCTCTCCGGAACGGGCCGGTGGAGTCCCTCCTTTGGCTTTGATCGACATGTGCTTTTCGGGCAAGTACAGCTATCTGGAGATCTACAAGAAGCTGATTGGTGAGGGGGGGGTCTACAGCTATCTCGGAACCAAGGACATGCGTGAAGTTGAGCGTCGGGCGTTGGGAGGAGATGCCAAGGCGAACCAGATCTTTGAAGCAATGGCCTACCAGGTCGCTAAGGAGATCGGTGCCTGTGCCGTAGCCCTATCTGGCAAGGTAGATGCGATCTTGCTGACCGGAAGCATCGCCCACTCCGGGCTCCTCACGGATTGGATCTCAAGTCGCGTACAATTTATTACTTCCGAGGTTGTGATTTATCCGGGAGAGGATGAGATGCAGGCGCTGTGTCAGGGGACTTATGACGCGCTGCGTGGATTAAGACCCATTCTGGATTATTAA
- a CDS encoding outer membrane protein, whose product MNCKRASVVSIASIFSLASLVSQAVASPYIGINAGIGRMDTPSADSGSDSIGGLSGGINAGYLWGGDSIQYGIEAGYYMYPENKYELNGLQLNYEGKHGDLMGIGRYKFDSGWIVISKFGLAFVKQVTSGNSSVNYSKQQTLPKITLGVGYELTNNWELNTQLSHVFGSKPTAFPNPGTSDDYNQVASIDMMALGISYNF is encoded by the coding sequence GTGAATTGTAAGAGAGCTTCAGTTGTTTCGATCGCATCTATTTTTTCATTAGCTTCACTTGTTTCTCAGGCAGTTGCATCTCCTTATATTGGAATTAATGCTGGGATAGGAAGAATGGATACTCCAAGTGCTGACTCTGGAAGTGATTCAATAGGTGGCCTGTCTGGTGGGATTAATGCAGGTTATCTATGGGGTGGCGATAGTATACAGTATGGTATAGAAGCAGGATACTATATGTATCCTGAAAACAAATATGAGTTGAATGGTCTGCAACTTAACTATGAAGGAAAGCATGGTGACTTAATGGGTATCGGGCGTTATAAATTTGATTCGGGATGGATTGTAATATCTAAATTTGGCCTCGCATTTGTAAAGCAAGTTACGTCAGGTAATTCTTCGGTCAACTATAGTAAACAGCAAACTCTTCCCAAGATTACTCTGGGTGTGGGTTATGAACTAACTAATAATTGGGAGTTAAATACCCAACTTAGCCACGTTTTTGGAAGCAAACCAACAGCATTTCCAAATCCAGGAACTAGTGATGATTACAACCAGGTCGCATCTATAGATATGATGGCTCTTGGTATTTCATATAACTTCTAA
- a CDS encoding AzlD domain-containing protein — MSQSQIWIILLAGSLGTFAFRYSFLWLADRYQMPQTLRSLLKYVPAAVLAALVTPAVMTPAINSSNWHDPRLIAGIVALAIAWRTRNTLLTLIGGMLMMWLCLWLGF; from the coding sequence ATGAGCCAGTCACAGATCTGGATCATCCTATTGGCGGGCAGTCTTGGCACCTTTGCCTTTCGCTACTCCTTTTTATGGCTGGCCGATCGCTATCAGATGCCGCAAACCCTGCGTAGCCTTCTTAAATATGTGCCCGCCGCCGTGCTGGCAGCCTTGGTCACTCCTGCAGTGATGACTCCCGCCATCAACAGCAGTAACTGGCACGACCCACGCCTCATCGCCGGGATAGTGGCTTTGGCGATCGCCTGGCGCACCCGCAATACTCTGCTGACACTGATCGGTGGAATGCTGATGATGTGGCTCTGTTTGTGGCTGGGATTCTAA
- the acs gene encoding acetate--CoA ligase, translating into MERYPVPERVRNRAYINSEGYYQERYRYSIENNEDFWENLAYSKLKWINPFSKVKSEKSSRGLYSWFLDGKINACYNCVDRHLEERGYQTAIIWEGNEPDEVRSISYYELHQDICRLANALKRKGIRKGDSVAIYMPMIPEAIIAMLACARIGAIHTVIFAGFSSKALAQRVNSANANLLITANEGVRGVKRIPLKEIVDEALSECPQVHSVLVAHRTSSEVKMLSGRDYSLDKLMDTERPYCPCEEMDSEDPLFILYTSGSTGIPKGIMHTTAGYLLYAAVTHQYIFDYHPGDVYACVADLGWITGHSYVVYGPLANGASTLMFESLPTYPDPGRYWDMVERHKVNIFYTSPTALRNLNKHGDLWVNSYDRSSLRVLGSVGEPIDQETWKWYHEIVGEGRCAVVDTWWQTECGGIMMSPLPGVSENKPGSVHHPFFGIEPIILDEDGKALLGNDVHGELVIRQSWPGIARSIYGDHRRFIELYCKTHPGLFYTGDGVYRDKDGYYWVTGRIDDVLNVSGHRIGSGEIENALTQHPACVESSVIGVPDPIKGQGIYAFVILKESDSDRGDITSELKGYVCNIIGPFAKPDNIIIVPELPKTRSGKIMRRLLRHIATCNLDGVGDLSTLNNPDAIKEIASIFNNSEQLLDVMN; encoded by the coding sequence ATGGAAAGGTATCCAGTTCCGGAAAGAGTTCGAAATAGAGCATATATTAACTCTGAGGGCTACTACCAAGAGAGGTATCGATACAGTATCGAGAATAATGAAGATTTTTGGGAGAATTTAGCATACTCTAAGCTTAAGTGGATAAATCCTTTTTCGAAAGTAAAGTCAGAGAAATCATCACGAGGATTGTATTCCTGGTTTTTAGATGGAAAGATAAATGCTTGCTATAACTGTGTTGATAGACATCTGGAGGAAAGGGGATATCAAACCGCTATTATTTGGGAGGGGAATGAGCCAGATGAGGTGCGCTCAATAAGCTATTATGAGCTGCACCAGGATATTTGTCGCTTAGCAAATGCCCTGAAAAGAAAAGGGATCCGTAAAGGAGATAGTGTAGCTATCTACATGCCTATGATTCCTGAGGCTATAATCGCAATGTTAGCCTGTGCTCGTATTGGTGCCATACACACAGTCATTTTTGCTGGTTTTAGTTCAAAAGCATTGGCACAGAGAGTTAATAGTGCTAATGCTAATTTGCTTATTACAGCAAATGAGGGGGTTAGGGGTGTAAAACGTATTCCCTTAAAAGAAATTGTTGATGAGGCACTCTCTGAGTGTCCCCAGGTTCATTCTGTTCTAGTCGCTCATCGAACGTCTTCTGAGGTAAAGATGCTCTCCGGTCGAGATTACAGCCTCGATAAGTTAATGGATACGGAAAGACCCTATTGTCCTTGTGAAGAAATGGATAGTGAGGATCCTCTCTTCATTCTCTATACGTCAGGAAGCACAGGGATCCCAAAAGGGATTATGCACACTACAGCTGGATATTTATTATATGCTGCGGTTACTCATCAGTATATATTTGACTATCATCCTGGCGATGTATATGCCTGTGTTGCAGATCTTGGTTGGATCACTGGACATAGCTATGTAGTTTATGGACCCCTAGCCAATGGAGCAAGCACCTTAATGTTTGAAAGCCTGCCGACTTATCCCGATCCAGGGCGTTACTGGGATATGGTTGAACGGCATAAAGTAAATATCTTTTATACCTCTCCTACGGCATTGCGTAATCTGAACAAGCATGGTGATCTCTGGGTCAATAGCTATGATCGCTCATCTCTACGTGTATTAGGAAGTGTAGGGGAGCCAATCGATCAGGAGACCTGGAAATGGTATCACGAAATTGTAGGAGAGGGACGTTGCGCAGTTGTTGATACCTGGTGGCAAACTGAGTGTGGAGGTATCATGATGAGCCCGCTTCCAGGCGTATCCGAAAACAAACCTGGATCTGTACATCATCCTTTTTTTGGTATTGAGCCGATTATTTTAGATGAAGATGGTAAGGCTCTGTTGGGGAATGATGTTCACGGTGAGCTTGTCATTCGCCAAAGCTGGCCCGGGATAGCACGTAGTATTTATGGCGATCATCGAAGGTTCATTGAACTGTACTGTAAAACTCATCCGGGTTTGTTCTATACAGGAGATGGAGTATATAGAGATAAAGATGGTTATTATTGGGTTACCGGGCGCATTGATGATGTGCTAAATGTATCTGGTCATAGAATAGGTAGTGGTGAGATTGAGAATGCATTGACGCAGCATCCTGCTTGTGTTGAATCATCAGTCATTGGTGTTCCTGATCCTATAAAGGGGCAAGGTATTTATGCATTTGTCATTCTAAAGGAGAGTGATTCTGATAGGGGCGATATAACGTCTGAGTTGAAAGGTTATGTTTGCAATATAATTGGACCGTTTGCTAAACCGGATAACATTATTATCGTGCCGGAACTACCAAAAACAAGATCCGGAAAGATTATGCGTAGACTATTACGTCATATAGCAACCTGCAATTTGGACGGGGTGGGAGATCTTTCAACATTAAACAATCCTGATGCAATAAAAGAGATTGCATCGATCTTTAATAATAGTGAACAGTTATTAGATGTGATGAATTAA
- a CDS encoding acetyl-CoA C-acetyltransferase, whose amino-acid sequence MNNLLARNGICPDDIDEVIIGQVLTSGCGQNPARQTSLGSGIPEKVSAFTLNKVCGSGLKSIQLAYQAILCGDSDLIIAGGQENMSMAPHLIHNSRNGVKMGSWSLEDSMIKDGLWDAFHDYHMGQTAENIARKFKISRFEQDDFAFESQSKVIKAVKSHKFVSEIVPIEVPQKRKDPLIVERDEFPRPETSLVGLASLPPAFANDGTVTAGNSSGINDGAAMVILCSAEKAKQLGIQPIAKLKAFATAGVEPALMGTGPIQASRKVLDKSMWSASELDLIESNEAFAAQAIAVNREMGWDTSKVNVNGGAIALGHPIGASGARIFVTLVHEMMRRDTTTGLATLCIGGGMGIAATVERDEECRKISIPGFYLEKLLKNNR is encoded by the coding sequence ATAAATAATTTATTAGCAAGGAATGGTATATGTCCGGATGATATCGATGAAGTGATAATTGGTCAGGTGCTTACTTCAGGCTGTGGTCAGAACCCAGCCAGACAAACAAGCCTGGGATCTGGTATTCCAGAAAAGGTGTCAGCCTTTACCCTTAATAAGGTCTGTGGTTCGGGATTAAAATCTATTCAGCTTGCCTATCAGGCTATCTTATGTGGCGATTCAGATTTGATCATCGCAGGTGGCCAGGAAAATATGAGTATGGCTCCCCATTTGATCCATAACTCTCGAAATGGAGTTAAAATGGGTTCATGGTCTCTTGAAGATAGCATGATTAAAGATGGTCTTTGGGATGCTTTTCATGATTATCATATGGGGCAAACTGCTGAGAATATTGCCAGGAAATTTAAAATTAGTCGTTTTGAGCAAGACGATTTTGCTTTTGAATCTCAGTCTAAAGTGATTAAGGCAGTAAAAAGTCATAAGTTTGTAAGTGAAATTGTGCCGATCGAAGTGCCTCAGAAGCGTAAAGATCCTCTTATTGTTGAACGGGATGAGTTTCCTCGCCCAGAAACTTCGCTCGTGGGACTTGCGAGTTTGCCCCCAGCATTTGCCAATGATGGGACTGTCACAGCGGGAAATTCCTCTGGGATTAACGACGGAGCTGCGATGGTAATTCTCTGTTCTGCAGAAAAAGCGAAACAACTAGGAATTCAGCCTATTGCGAAGCTTAAGGCATTTGCAACTGCCGGAGTGGAACCTGCCTTGATGGGGACAGGACCGATTCAAGCTTCACGTAAGGTACTGGATAAATCAATGTGGAGTGCGAGTGAGCTTGACCTTATTGAGTCGAATGAGGCATTTGCTGCTCAGGCGATAGCAGTTAATCGTGAAATGGGTTGGGACACTTCGAAAGTTAATGTCAATGGCGGTGCAATTGCACTCGGCCATCCAATAGGTGCATCAGGTGCACGTATTTTCGTGACTCTGGTGCATGAAATGATGCGCCGGGATACAACAACTGGTTTGGCTACTCTATGTATTGGTGGGGGAATGGGGATTGCGGCTACAGTAGAAAGAGATGAAGAGTGTAGAAAAATATCAATTCCGGGATTTTACTTAGAGAAATTATTAAAAAATAACAGATAG
- a CDS encoding acetoacetate decarboxylase, whose protein sequence is MDFMDLKSKKKAFDMPVIQGNPAYTVAPNRFVNREYFLITYETDPDALARILPPGLEAPEPLVKYEFMRMPNSSGFGEFNESGQVIPVTFEGEPGTYVHSMFLDCHPPIAAGREIWGFPKKLGSPKLEIDGDTLLGTLDYGKTRIATGTMGFKFEELDKLAVQEALGGQNFLVKSIPHVDGTPAICQLVRYQMTDIRVKWAYTGPAALEFHAHALAPVNELPVKRVISASHFIADLTLPYGEVALDYLSFSESYAASR, encoded by the coding sequence ATGGACTTTATGGATTTAAAGAGTAAAAAGAAGGCCTTTGATATGCCTGTCATTCAGGGGAATCCAGCATATACTGTCGCCCCAAATCGATTTGTGAATCGTGAGTATTTTTTGATTACCTATGAAACAGATCCTGATGCATTGGCTCGGATCTTACCGCCGGGATTGGAAGCGCCAGAGCCACTGGTTAAATATGAATTCATGCGGATGCCAAACTCCAGTGGGTTTGGAGAATTTAATGAGTCGGGCCAGGTGATCCCTGTGACGTTCGAGGGGGAACCTGGAACCTATGTCCATTCGATGTTTTTGGACTGTCATCCACCGATTGCCGCTGGTCGGGAAATCTGGGGATTTCCTAAAAAGCTGGGATCGCCCAAGCTGGAAATCGATGGCGATACCCTGTTAGGAACCTTAGACTATGGTAAAACCCGAATTGCAACGGGGACCATGGGCTTTAAGTTTGAAGAGCTTGATAAACTCGCTGTTCAGGAAGCTCTGGGGGGACAAAACTTCTTGGTTAAATCGATCCCACATGTGGATGGCACACCAGCAATTTGTCAACTGGTTCGTTATCAGATGACCGATATCCGGGTAAAGTGGGCTTATACAGGTCCCGCTGCTTTAGAGTTCCATGCTCATGCATTAGCTCCCGTAAATGAGCTACCAGTAAAAAGAGTTATCTCTGCATCACATTTTATTGCTGACTTGACTCTACCCTATGGTGAAGTTGCTTTGGACTACTTGAGTTTTTCAGAATCTTATGCAGCCTCAAGATAA